The Lacerta agilis isolate rLacAgi1 chromosome 5, rLacAgi1.pri, whole genome shotgun sequence genome has a segment encoding these proteins:
- the LOC117046367 gene encoding nuclear body protein SP140-like, with protein sequence MSALGTSGEILEWFRANKMQISAAIKDLFPFLFILRDKNIISEEQFKNCFEQVSSNANALHRVVYSVLESITNNVSGVKEIFCQENLEAYPNLKPIHESLENVLQRATKSSATGPGSKNIFQTKKNDSEFSAPKGEFHMGL encoded by the exons ATGTCTGCTTTAGGTACTTCGGGTGAAATTTTGGAATGGTTCAGAGCCAATAAAATGCAGATTTCTGCTGCTATCAAAGACTTATTTCCCTTCCTCTTTATCCTGCGAGACAAGAACATAATATCTGAAGAGCAGTTTAAG aattgttTTGAGCAGGTATCGTCAAATGCAAATGCTCTTCACAGAGTGGTATACAGTGTACTTGAAAGCATTACAAACAATGTGTCAGGAGTAAAGGAGATTTTCTGCCAAGAGAACCTGGAAGCATATCCAAATTTAAAGCCAATACACGAAAGCCTAGAAAATG TTCTCCAGCGTGCTACAAAGAGCTCTGCCACAGGACCTGGAAGCAAGAACATATTCCAGACAAAGAAGAACGATTCTGAATTCTCTGCTCCGAAAGGTGAATTTCACATGGGTCTCTAA
- the LOC117047175 gene encoding nuclear body protein SP140-like protein: MAERYKKYFSEGEASTSYQGLKLAGATESMAKMSQGPTNTCLKMGGVLKGKGIQNIKKEKLIVQGSTVIVTCGKTKGVLYKEKLAAGATQKSIKGLKGTWFTPQEFLTEGEIAGTNWRRSIRAQGITLEGLIKDGMLPEPARASPAKNKPANDGICEVCMEEGSDMCCISCNKSFHNSCHVPEELAMKRFWKCTFCKWKGNLYFKEDQVLKWKMANKAKNTCEFLLLKIWCEPEGAVFADEPVTIQTCDDNCPNNPMWLKRIKVKLNINQYETVGDFIGDMRLMFSNFLRFHQGQDVAEDGRRLQNEFEKSFREAFFICN, encoded by the exons ATGGCAGAAcgttataaaaaatatttttcagagGGAGAAGCCTCAACTAGCTATCAAG gaCTGAAATTAGCTGGTGCTACAGAAAGCATGGCAAAAATGTCTCAAGGACCAACTAACACCTGTTTGAAAATGGGTGGTGTTCTGAAAG GAAAAGggatacaaaatattaaaaaagaaaagctgatTGTCCAGGGCTCAACAGTGATTGTTACTTGTGGAAAAACTAAAGGTGTTTTATATAAGGAAAAATTGGCAGCAG GAGCTACACAGAAATCTATCAAGGGTTTAAAGGGAACATGGTTCACACCACAAGAATTTCTGACTGAAGGAGAAATTGCAGGTACAAACTGGAGAAGAAGTATCCGCGCTCAGGGGATTACATTAGAAGGATTAATAAAG GACGGCATGCTACCTGAGCCAGCACGAGCTTCCCCGGCGAAAAATAAG cCAGCAAATGATGGCATATGTGAAGTGTGTATGGAAGAAGGGTCTGATATGTGCTGCATTTCATGCAATAAATCTTTTCATAATTCTTGCCATGTTCCAGAAGAATTGGCTATGAAGAG GTTTTGGAAATGCACCTTTTGCAAATGGAAAGGTAACCTTTACTTCAAAGAAGACCAGGTTTTAAAGTGGAAAATGGCTAACAAGGCAAAAAAT ACATGTGAGTTCTTGCTTCTAAAAATCTGGTGTGAGCCTGAAGGTGCTGTTTTTGCTGATGAACCAGTCACA ATCCAAACATGTGATGATAACTGTCCAAATAACCCCATGTGGCTCAAGAGGATAAAAGTGAAGCTGAATATAAACCAGTACGAAACAGTGGGGGATTTCATTGGAGATATGCGTCTGATGTTCAGCAATTTTCTGAGGTTTCATCAA GGCCAGGATGTCGCAGAAGATGGAAGAAGACTGCAAAATGAATTTGAAAAGAGCTTTCGGGAAGctttttttatttgtaattaG